The Agrobacterium vitis genome has a segment encoding these proteins:
- a CDS encoding MFS transporter: protein MQSDAQTRQTSRSGIWGWMLFDWAAQPFFTVVTTFIFGPYFVSRFTSDPVSAQAAWSNAATVASVVIALLSPVLGAIADRSGSRKPWIAFFAVIKITCLLLLWEAVPGSPVIFPLVLFSLASIAAEFSIVFNDSMMPRLVSAKDVGRISNMAWGLGYLGGMIVLIAVVLFVAANPESGKTILGSTPLFGLDAATGEDARVTGPVSALWYLLFILPMFFFTPDQQKGDPFGKAVKAGLADLKATLREVRHRAGILRFLIARMIYQDGVNGLLILGGVFAAGMFGWSTMEIGIYGIILNFVAIFGCTLASRLDAALGSKTMVIISIILLLTATFGIISTGPSFTAFGLIPLSPDSTGSLFGTAAEKVYILYGILIGLAFGPVQASSRSYLARSIAPEEAGRYFGIYALSGRATSFMATLSFSLITTATGSSRAGMASLVIFLGVGLVLLLATPYPADRKN, encoded by the coding sequence ATGCAATCAGATGCACAGACAAGGCAGACCAGCAGATCCGGCATATGGGGCTGGATGCTGTTCGACTGGGCCGCCCAGCCCTTCTTCACCGTGGTCACGACCTTTATTTTCGGTCCCTATTTCGTCTCTCGCTTCACCAGCGATCCCGTCAGCGCACAAGCCGCCTGGAGCAATGCCGCCACCGTCGCCTCTGTGGTGATTGCCCTGCTCTCCCCGGTTCTAGGAGCCATTGCCGACCGCAGCGGTTCACGCAAGCCCTGGATCGCCTTTTTTGCTGTCATCAAGATCACCTGTCTTCTGCTGCTGTGGGAAGCTGTTCCCGGCTCACCGGTGATCTTTCCGCTGGTGCTGTTCAGCCTTGCCTCGATAGCCGCCGAATTCTCCATCGTCTTCAACGATTCGATGATGCCACGGCTGGTGAGCGCCAAGGATGTCGGACGCATTTCCAATATGGCCTGGGGGCTCGGCTATCTCGGCGGCATGATCGTGCTGATTGCCGTCGTGCTGTTTGTTGCCGCCAACCCTGAAAGCGGCAAGACCATTTTGGGCAGCACGCCGCTGTTTGGTCTAGACGCCGCAACGGGCGAGGATGCCCGCGTCACCGGGCCGGTCTCGGCGCTCTGGTATCTGCTGTTCATCCTGCCGATGTTCTTCTTCACACCCGACCAGCAGAAGGGCGATCCGTTTGGCAAGGCGGTGAAAGCCGGGCTTGCCGACCTCAAGGCGACGCTCCGCGAGGTGCGGCACCGGGCTGGCATTTTGAGGTTCCTCATTGCCCGGATGATCTACCAGGACGGTGTCAACGGCCTGCTGATCCTCGGTGGGGTGTTTGCCGCTGGCATGTTCGGCTGGTCAACGATGGAAATCGGCATTTACGGGATTATTCTCAATTTCGTTGCCATTTTCGGCTGCACCCTTGCCAGCCGGTTGGATGCGGCGCTTGGCTCGAAAACCATGGTGATCATCAGCATTATCCTGCTTTTGACGGCCACATTCGGCATTATTTCCACCGGCCCCAGCTTCACCGCCTTCGGCCTGATACCGCTTTCGCCTGATAGTACCGGCAGCCTGTTCGGCACGGCAGCGGAAAAAGTCTATATCCTCTACGGCATCCTGATCGGCCTTGCCTTCGGGCCGGTTCAGGCCTCGTCCCGCTCCTACCTCGCCCGCAGCATCGCCCCTGAGGAAGCAGGCCGCTATTTCGGCATCTACGCGCTGTCAGGCCGCGCCACCAGCTTCATGGCAACTCTATCATTTTCCCTGATCACCACCGCCACTGGCTCATCACGGGCTGGCATGGCGAGCTTGGTCATCTTTCTCGGCGTTGGACTGGTCCTGCTGCTGGCGACACCTTATCCTGCCGACAGGAAGAACTGA
- a CDS encoding GH36-type glycosyl hydrolase domain-containing protein — MSPSMTPSTAPRDTETRNIDHNDSIRATYLTIDELQEKSRALATSVMSTLPGFFDFDFFARHKENEREILRVYRTTAADVEAGATITPAAEWLLDNHYIIEEAIQEVRRDFPKKFYRQLPTVKVGDRIIPRVMALAWLYVAHTHSTVTRESMTALAEGYQSEHSLEIGELWALPSMVRFVLVENLRRISTRVEKSRQMRRKANEAADEIVRLNDEAACREYLKQLESLADDNTFATQFLYRLRNGSQTSAVAVSWLEQRLEANGRTTEEAMAAEHNRLSSGNVSMGSIIKGLRTIDDTEWSVWVEEVSHVDKILRSHSDYEALDFGSRNSYRNTIEKLARRSDKSELEIAQIAIDLSKAAASTGDLSDAPSNVGSVLVGAQKEALERAVDYRVPAHIAVTRSFKRLHWLAIALPVLALTALALALVAWYLSYAGLSVPLIAILVVLFALPASEGATGLFNTLSTFVLKPARLVGYEFKEGIPDDARTLVAVPCMISKRDHVDELVRNLEVHYLTNPRGEVYFSLLSDWPDAKVEETETDLEVLEYAKREMAVLNARYNEDGKTRFYFLHRRRLFNPQEDCWMGWERKRGKLHELNMLLRGDKDTSYLPGANTVPDGVQYVMTLDADTRLMRDAVTKMVGKMYHPINRPVHDPETGRVVSGYGILQPRVTPSLTTGKDASVFQRVFSINRGLDPYVFTVSDVYQDITGEGSFTGKGLYHVDAFERAIKGQIDENTVLSHDLLEGSFARCALVTDVELVEDFPTRYEVEISRQHRWARGDWQLLPYILDPKRGITSLGRWKMVDNLRRSLTPIAWFAASVIGWFAMSPIDTLIWQLLLIFSLFVAPTISLINALVPRQTDIVPSAHFQSLWADLRGANAQVALRIVFIADMACMMADAIVRSMYRLLVSRKLLLEWRTAASIQSVAQGSIPTYYRTMRYAPTLALVAFGLSAYEAGYGALIGLPFTLMWVLSPLVAWYVSQSAETEDRLLVPEETVIELRRIARRTWRYYETFANAGEHFLPPDNFQETPEPVVARRTSPTNIGVYLLSIVSARHFGWLGFEQTIEKLEQTIGTVEKMDKFRGHLYNWYHTDTLKSLGNRYISAVDSGNLAGHLIAISSACRHWAEAPSAHLQGSLDGIGDVGGILMEALKELPDDRKTVRPLRTRLYERIIGFNNALASVKREHEFASIRVINLAVLARDIQKLAANLHHELRSDKSTDLLRWSEALVAVCESHIADSAFDLSNIEPLRQRLASLRDRSRDLAFSMDFAFLFRKERRLLSIGYRVETMELDEACYDLLASEARLTSLFAIAKGDLPTEHWYKLGRQVVPIGSRAALVSWSGSMFEYLMPPLVMQERQGGILNQTNNLIVKEQMNHGKRLNIPWGISEAAFNARDHALAYQYTNFGVPTLGLKRGLGQNAVIAPYASILASQYDPKAAAENLKKLRALGALGAYGFHDAVDFTPTRVPKGKTCAVVYNYYAHHHGMSIAAIANVTFNGLLRELFHADPVIEAAELLLQEKAPREIPVMSAKYEPQTPGKGQADLLRPEIRTITDPLSKDRELVLLSNGHYSVMLTATGSGFSRWNGLSVSRWKADPTEDRNGTFIFLRDTASGEWWSTTAAPRRAAEEKTRVVFSDDKAEFTKSVGDITSTVECVVATEHDAEGRRVTLLNTGTEDRFIEVTSYMEPVLSSDDNDNAHPVFSRMFVKTELGRKGDVIRIERNKRSPSDPDICVAHLVSDTSGPGRNTEFETDRYKFIGRGRTLAEAAAFDPDAALSGSDGFTLDPIASFRRVLRVPAGKKVSVVYWTIAAPSRQEVDVAIERYRHPDAFNHEMLHAWTRTQVEMRHIGITSQQAAAFQQLGRYLVYPDMHLRADPETVRAGLASQSALWPNSISGDYPIFAVRINDEMDTEVVREALSAQDYLQRHGVVTDVVILNERAASYAQDMQHALEQLAEGMRTKQAEGGQQHVFAVRRDLMDDSGWNAVLAAARVVLHARNGKITDQVTHAAELFAAPRGVDAIDADWYPPVPVMAGRADLVAPIIDGSDLEFWNGYGGFAADGAEYVVRLGPGQSTPQPWINVISNDNFGFHIAAEGSGFTWSRNSRDYQLTPWSNDAVTNRTGEAFYVADLDSGEVVSPISAASNRQDVVYETRHGLGYSVFSTEAAGLAVELTVTVDQVEPVRFTRLTIRNTGDSARRLRSYGYVEWILGNNPQKTAAFVLPSHDMETGALMATNPYSIDYSGRFAFLTAVETASGFASSRREFIGRHGDIKMPQAVAKGSPLSGSIDPEGDPCAALAFDITLQPGEEASITFLLGDSESIEQARSVIAAAKAKGFDGALAEAKSFWGDFTGHIKVKTGDKAFDHMVNHWLPYQTLACRIKARAGFYQASGAYGFRDQLQDSLAFLLYRPELARDQILNAASRQFKEGDVQHWWLPQNGAGIRSTISDDVVWLAYAVHSYVTATGDKAILDTDVSFLDGPTLALGRHDAFFKPEISAEKAPLYEHAARALDLAITRTGTNGLPLILGGDWNDGMNRVGVAGRGESVWLGWFLANALTVFTPFAEERKDSARVKAWAKYLKSLKAALEKAGWDGDHYRRGYFDDGDPLGSDQSDECRIDAIAQSWSVLSGFAEPERQQQAMNSVVGRLIDDEVGIVRLFTPPFEKSRLDPGYIKSYPPGVRENGGQYTHAAIWTGLALSKLGRNDEAWKVFSMLNPVHHAETTDEADRYRVEPYVVAADVYGGPGYEGRGGWTWYTGSAGWLYRFALEGFLGIHRQGEGISLKPALPSSLSSYEAEVSIGGKAVAITASRKADGSGYEVTANGAAVTEKDGAFAISL; from the coding sequence ATGTCCCCATCTATGACGCCGTCCACAGCGCCACGCGATACAGAAACCCGCAATATCGATCATAACGATTCGATCCGGGCCACCTATCTGACAATCGATGAGTTGCAGGAGAAATCCAGGGCTCTCGCCACTTCGGTGATGAGCACACTTCCGGGTTTCTTCGATTTCGATTTCTTCGCCCGGCATAAGGAAAACGAGCGGGAAATCCTGCGCGTCTATCGCACCACCGCCGCCGATGTCGAGGCGGGGGCGACGATTACGCCTGCTGCCGAATGGCTGCTGGACAATCACTACATTATCGAAGAAGCGATCCAGGAAGTCCGCCGCGACTTTCCCAAGAAATTCTATCGGCAATTGCCGACGGTCAAGGTCGGCGACCGGATCATTCCCCGCGTCATGGCGCTGGCCTGGCTCTATGTAGCTCATACCCATTCCACAGTGACACGCGAAAGCATGACGGCGCTGGCGGAAGGCTATCAGTCCGAGCATTCGCTTGAAATCGGCGAATTGTGGGCCCTGCCCTCTATGGTGCGCTTTGTGCTGGTGGAAAATCTGCGGCGCATTTCGACCCGGGTGGAAAAATCCCGGCAGATGCGGCGCAAGGCCAATGAGGCCGCTGACGAAATCGTCCGGCTGAATGACGAGGCCGCCTGCCGCGAATATTTAAAGCAGCTGGAATCGCTCGCCGACGACAATACATTCGCCACCCAGTTTCTCTATCGTTTGCGCAACGGTTCGCAGACATCCGCCGTTGCCGTCAGCTGGCTGGAGCAGCGGTTGGAGGCCAATGGCCGCACCACCGAAGAGGCGATGGCCGCCGAGCATAACCGGCTTTCGTCCGGCAATGTCAGCATGGGCAGTATCATCAAGGGTCTGCGGACCATCGACGACACCGAATGGTCGGTCTGGGTCGAAGAAGTCAGCCATGTTGACAAGATCCTGCGCAGCCACAGCGATTATGAAGCGCTGGATTTCGGTTCACGCAACAGCTACCGCAACACGATTGAAAAGCTGGCCCGCCGTTCCGACAAGAGCGAGCTGGAAATAGCCCAGATCGCCATCGATCTGTCGAAGGCCGCTGCCTCGACCGGTGATCTCTCCGACGCGCCTTCCAATGTCGGCAGCGTTCTCGTGGGCGCGCAGAAGGAGGCATTGGAACGTGCGGTCGATTATCGCGTGCCCGCGCATATTGCGGTCACCCGTAGCTTCAAGCGGTTGCATTGGCTGGCCATCGCCCTGCCCGTCCTGGCGCTGACGGCATTGGCGCTGGCGCTTGTCGCCTGGTATCTGTCTTACGCTGGCCTTTCGGTGCCGCTGATCGCCATTCTTGTCGTGCTGTTTGCTTTGCCGGCATCCGAAGGTGCAACCGGCCTGTTCAACACGCTGTCCACCTTTGTCCTGAAGCCAGCACGACTGGTCGGTTACGAGTTCAAGGAGGGCATTCCCGACGATGCCCGCACGCTGGTTGCCGTTCCCTGTATGATTTCCAAGCGCGACCATGTCGATGAATTGGTCCGCAATCTGGAAGTCCATTACCTCACCAATCCGCGTGGCGAAGTGTATTTTTCGCTGCTCAGCGACTGGCCGGATGCCAAGGTCGAAGAGACCGAAACCGATCTCGAAGTGCTGGAATATGCCAAGCGGGAAATGGCTGTGCTGAACGCCCGCTACAACGAAGACGGCAAGACCCGTTTCTATTTCCTGCACCGCCGCCGTCTGTTCAATCCCCAGGAAGATTGCTGGATGGGGTGGGAGCGCAAGCGGGGCAAGCTGCATGAACTGAACATGCTGTTGCGCGGCGACAAGGATACGTCCTACCTGCCGGGCGCCAATACGGTGCCGGATGGCGTGCAATATGTGATGACGCTGGACGCCGATACCCGGTTGATGCGCGATGCCGTGACCAAGATGGTCGGCAAGATGTATCATCCGATCAATCGGCCCGTACATGACCCGGAAACCGGTCGTGTGGTCAGCGGGTATGGGATTCTTCAGCCGCGTGTCACCCCCTCGCTGACAACAGGCAAGGACGCCTCGGTGTTCCAGCGAGTGTTTTCGATCAATCGCGGTCTCGATCCTTACGTCTTTACCGTTTCTGACGTCTATCAGGACATTACCGGCGAAGGCAGCTTCACCGGCAAGGGCCTTTATCATGTCGATGCTTTCGAGCGCGCTATCAAGGGCCAGATCGACGAGAATACCGTTCTTAGCCACGACTTGTTGGAAGGCTCGTTTGCCCGCTGCGCGCTGGTGACGGATGTCGAACTGGTCGAGGATTTTCCGACCCGTTACGAAGTGGAAATTTCCCGCCAGCATCGCTGGGCGCGGGGCGACTGGCAGTTGCTGCCCTATATCCTCGATCCGAAGCGCGGTATTACCTCGCTTGGCCGCTGGAAAATGGTCGATAACCTGCGCCGGTCGCTGACCCCGATTGCCTGGTTCGCTGCGTCCGTGATCGGCTGGTTCGCCATGAGTCCGATCGACACGCTGATCTGGCAATTGCTGTTGATCTTCTCGCTGTTCGTTGCGCCGACAATCTCTCTGATCAACGCGCTTGTGCCACGTCAGACGGATATCGTGCCAAGCGCGCACTTCCAGTCGCTCTGGGCCGATTTGCGCGGTGCCAATGCGCAAGTGGCACTTCGTATCGTGTTCATCGCCGATATGGCCTGCATGATGGCCGATGCTATCGTGCGCTCGATGTATCGCCTGCTGGTCAGCCGCAAGCTGCTGCTGGAATGGCGCACCGCCGCCAGCATCCAGTCGGTGGCCCAGGGCAGTATTCCGACCTATTACCGCACGATGCGCTATGCACCGACGCTCGCCCTCGTCGCCTTCGGCCTTTCGGCCTATGAAGCCGGTTATGGCGCGCTGATCGGCCTGCCCTTCACGCTGATGTGGGTGTTGTCGCCGCTGGTTGCCTGGTATGTCAGCCAGTCCGCCGAAACGGAAGACCGGTTGCTGGTGCCGGAAGAAACCGTGATCGAGCTGCGCCGCATCGCGCGCCGCACCTGGCGCTACTATGAGACCTTCGCCAATGCCGGTGAACACTTCCTGCCGCCGGACAATTTCCAGGAAACGCCGGAGCCGGTTGTCGCACGGCGGACCTCGCCGACCAATATCGGCGTCTATCTTCTGTCGATTGTCTCGGCCCGTCACTTCGGCTGGCTCGGTTTCGAGCAGACCATTGAAAAACTGGAACAGACCATCGGCACCGTCGAGAAGATGGACAAGTTCCGGGGCCATCTTTACAACTGGTACCATACCGATACGCTGAAATCGCTCGGCAACCGGTATATTTCGGCGGTCGATAGCGGCAATCTTGCTGGCCATCTAATTGCGATTTCGTCTGCCTGCCGCCATTGGGCCGAAGCCCCGTCTGCCCATCTCCAGGGCAGCCTTGATGGCATCGGCGATGTCGGCGGCATCCTGATGGAAGCGCTGAAGGAACTGCCTGACGACCGCAAGACCGTGCGCCCGTTGCGCACCCGTCTCTACGAGCGGATCATCGGCTTCAACAATGCGCTGGCCTCGGTCAAGCGCGAGCATGAATTCGCCTCGATCCGGGTGATCAACCTCGCGGTTCTGGCGCGTGACATCCAGAAGCTGGCGGCCAATCTTCACCACGAGCTGCGCTCTGACAAGAGCACGGACCTGTTGCGTTGGAGTGAGGCACTGGTGGCGGTCTGCGAATCCCATATCGCCGATAGCGCCTTCGACCTGTCCAATATCGAGCCGCTGCGCCAGCGTTTGGCCAGCCTGCGTGACCGCAGCCGCGACCTCGCGTTTTCCATGGATTTCGCCTTCCTGTTCCGCAAGGAACGGCGTCTGCTTTCCATCGGGTATCGTGTCGAAACCATGGAACTGGACGAGGCCTGCTACGACCTTCTGGCCTCCGAAGCTCGTCTGACCTCGCTGTTTGCCATTGCCAAGGGCGATCTGCCCACCGAACATTGGTACAAGCTGGGACGTCAGGTCGTGCCGATTGGCTCACGTGCCGCGCTGGTCTCCTGGTCCGGTTCGATGTTCGAATATCTGATGCCACCGCTGGTCATGCAGGAACGGCAGGGCGGTATTCTGAACCAGACGAACAACCTGATCGTCAAGGAACAGATGAACCACGGCAAGCGCCTTAATATCCCCTGGGGTATTTCGGAAGCGGCCTTCAACGCCCGCGACCATGCGCTCGCCTACCAATATACCAATTTCGGCGTGCCCACTCTCGGCCTGAAACGTGGCCTTGGCCAGAACGCGGTCATCGCGCCCTATGCGTCGATTCTCGCCAGCCAGTATGATCCGAAGGCAGCGGCTGAAAACCTGAAAAAGCTGCGGGCGCTTGGCGCGCTTGGCGCCTATGGTTTCCATGACGCTGTCGATTTCACCCCGACCCGGGTGCCGAAGGGCAAGACCTGCGCGGTGGTCTACAATTACTATGCCCACCATCACGGCATGTCGATTGCAGCGATTGCCAACGTCACCTTCAACGGCTTGTTGCGTGAACTCTTCCACGCCGATCCGGTGATCGAGGCAGCCGAACTGCTGTTGCAGGAAAAGGCACCGCGCGAAATCCCTGTGATGAGCGCCAAATACGAGCCGCAGACCCCCGGCAAGGGCCAGGCCGACCTGCTGCGTCCTGAAATTCGCACAATTACCGATCCGCTCTCCAAGGACCGCGAACTGGTACTGCTGTCGAATGGCCATTATTCGGTGATGCTGACGGCCACCGGCTCCGGCTTCTCCCGCTGGAATGGCCTCTCCGTTTCCCGCTGGAAGGCCGATCCGACCGAAGACCGCAACGGCACCTTCATCTTCCTGCGCGATACGGCGTCGGGCGAATGGTGGTCAACGACCGCTGCGCCGCGCCGTGCGGCTGAAGAAAAGACCCGCGTCGTTTTCAGCGATGACAAGGCCGAATTTACCAAGTCCGTCGGTGACATCACCTCGACTGTCGAATGCGTGGTTGCCACCGAACATGACGCCGAAGGCCGTCGTGTCACCCTGCTCAACACCGGCACCGAGGACCGCTTCATCGAAGTGACCTCCTATATGGAGCCGGTTCTGTCGAGCGACGACAACGACAACGCGCATCCGGTGTTCTCGCGGATGTTCGTGAAAACCGAGCTTGGCCGCAAGGGCGACGTGATCCGCATCGAGCGCAACAAGCGTTCGCCGAGCGATCCGGATATCTGCGTGGCGCATCTGGTCTCCGACACATCGGGACCGGGCCGCAATACTGAATTCGAGACCGACCGCTACAAGTTCATCGGTCGGGGTCGCACCTTGGCCGAGGCGGCGGCCTTCGATCCGGATGCTGCTCTGTCTGGTTCGGACGGGTTTACGCTCGATCCAATCGCCAGCTTCCGCCGCGTGCTGCGCGTTCCCGCTGGTAAGAAGGTCAGCGTGGTCTATTGGACCATTGCCGCCCCGAGCCGTCAGGAAGTCGATGTCGCCATTGAGCGTTATCGTCATCCCGATGCGTTCAACCACGAAATGCTGCATGCCTGGACCCGTACCCAGGTCGAGATGCGCCATATCGGCATCACTTCGCAGCAGGCTGCCGCCTTCCAGCAGCTCGGTCGCTACCTGGTCTATCCCGACATGCATCTGCGGGCCGATCCGGAAACCGTGCGCGCTGGCCTTGCCTCGCAATCGGCGCTATGGCCAAACTCGATCTCCGGCGACTACCCGATCTTCGCGGTGCGCATCAATGACGAGATGGACACCGAAGTGGTCCGCGAAGCTTTGAGTGCCCAGGATTATCTGCAACGCCATGGCGTCGTGACCGATGTCGTGATCCTCAACGAGCGGGCAGCATCCTATGCGCAGGACATGCAGCATGCTCTGGAACAGTTGGCTGAGGGCATGCGCACTAAGCAGGCCGAAGGCGGCCAGCAACATGTGTTTGCGGTGCGCCGCGACCTGATGGACGACAGCGGCTGGAATGCCGTGCTCGCCGCCGCCCGCGTTGTGCTCCATGCCCGCAATGGCAAGATCACCGATCAGGTGACGCATGCCGCCGAGCTGTTTGCAGCACCGCGCGGTGTGGACGCCATTGATGCCGACTGGTATCCGCCGGTGCCGGTCATGGCTGGCCGTGCTGATCTTGTTGCTCCAATCATTGATGGCAGCGATCTGGAGTTCTGGAACGGCTATGGCGGCTTTGCTGCCGATGGTGCCGAATATGTGGTGCGGCTTGGCCCCGGCCAATCGACGCCGCAGCCGTGGATCAACGTGATCTCCAACGACAATTTCGGCTTCCATATTGCCGCCGAAGGCTCTGGCTTCACCTGGAGCCGCAATTCACGCGACTATCAGCTGACACCATGGTCGAACGATGCTGTCACCAACCGTACCGGCGAGGCCTTCTATGTGGCCGATCTCGACAGCGGTGAGGTGGTCAGCCCGATCTCTGCTGCCAGCAACCGGCAGGACGTCGTCTATGAGACCCGTCATGGCCTTGGCTATTCGGTGTTCTCCACTGAAGCTGCTGGACTTGCCGTCGAACTGACGGTCACAGTCGATCAGGTCGAGCCGGTCCGCTTTACCCGGCTTACGATCCGCAATACCGGCGATAGCGCTCGTCGTCTGCGCAGCTACGGTTATGTCGAATGGATTCTCGGCAATAATCCGCAGAAGACGGCGGCCTTTGTGCTGCCGTCCCATGATATGGAAACCGGGGCGCTGATGGCGACCAACCCCTATAGCATCGACTATTCGGGTCGCTTCGCCTTCCTGACCGCCGTGGAAACGGCGTCGGGCTTTGCGTCCAGCCGCCGCGAATTCATCGGTCGGCATGGTGATATCAAGATGCCGCAGGCCGTGGCCAAAGGCTCGCCTCTCTCCGGCTCCATCGATCCGGAAGGCGATCCCTGTGCGGCACTGGCCTTCGACATCACCTTGCAGCCGGGCGAAGAAGCGTCAATCACCTTCCTCTTGGGCGATTCTGAAAGCATCGAACAGGCGCGAAGCGTCATTGCGGCTGCCAAAGCCAAGGGCTTTGATGGCGCACTGGCCGAGGCCAAGTCCTTCTGGGGTGATTTCACCGGTCATATCAAGGTGAAGACCGGCGACAAGGCCTTCGACCATATGGTCAATCACTGGCTGCCCTATCAGACGCTGGCCTGCCGCATCAAGGCACGTGCCGGTTTCTATCAGGCATCGGGGGCCTATGGTTTCCGCGACCAGTTGCAGGATAGCCTGGCCTTTCTGCTCTACCGGCCAGAGTTGGCCCGCGACCAGATCCTCAACGCTGCTTCACGGCAGTTCAAAGAAGGTGACGTGCAGCATTGGTGGTTGCCGCAAAACGGTGCCGGCATTCGCAGCACGATTTCCGATGACGTGGTCTGGCTGGCCTATGCCGTCCATTCCTATGTCACGGCGACCGGCGACAAGGCGATCCTGGATACAGACGTCAGCTTCCTCGATGGTCCGACGCTGGCCCTTGGTCGCCACGACGCCTTCTTCAAGCCGGAAATTTCCGCTGAGAAGGCACCGCTCTACGAACACGCGGCCCGGGCGCTCGATCTCGCCATCACCCGTACCGGCACCAACGGCCTGCCGCTGATCCTTGGCGGCGACTGGAACGACGGCATGAACCGGGTCGGTGTTGCCGGACGCGGCGAAAGCGTCTGGCTTGGCTGGTTCCTTGCCAATGCGTTGACGGTGTTCACGCCCTTTGCCGAGGAGCGCAAGGACAGCGCCCGCGTCAAGGCCTGGGCGAAATACCTGAAGAGCCTGAAGGCTGCGCTGGAAAAAGCCGGTTGGGATGGCGATCACTACCGCCGTGGCTATTTCGATGATGGCGATCCGTTGGGTTCCGATCAGTCGGACGAATGCCGGATCGATGCCATCGCCCAGTCCTGGTCGGTTCTGTCTGGCTTTGCCGAGCCGGAGCGTCAGCAGCAGGCTATGAACTCTGTGGTCGGACGGCTGATCGATGACGAAGTGGGGATCGTTCGCCTCTTCACCCCACCGTTCGAAAAGAGCCGTCTGGACCCGGGCTATATCAAGTCCTATCCGCCGGGCGTGCGCGAAAACGGCGGTCAATATACCCATGCGGCAATCTGGACGGGTCTGGCTCTGTCCAAGCTTGGTCGCAATGACGAGGCCTGGAAAGTGTTCTCGATGCTGAACCCGGTTCATCATGCCGAGACCACGGATGAAGCCGATCGTTACCGGGTCGAGCCCTATGTCGTGGCTGCCGATGTCTATGGCGGCCCCGGCTATGAAGGACGCGGCGGCTGGACCTGGTATACCGGCTCGGCTGGTTGGCTCTACCGCTTCGCGCTGGAAGGCTTCCTCGGCATTCACCGCCAGGGTGAGGGCATCAGCCTGAAGCCTGCCCTGCCCTCCAGCCTCTCCTCCTATGAGGCAGAGGTCAGCATCGGCGGCAAGGCCGTGGCCATCACCGCTAGCCGCAAGGCTGATGGTTCTGGTTACGAGGTGACGGCCAATGGCGCAGCGGTGACTGAAAAGGACGGGGCTTTCGCCATTAGCTTGTAG
- a CDS encoding LysE family translocator, with the protein MEHLPEIGLAFGAFALGMFSPGPNILSVIGTSMAVNRKAGIALALGISAGSLLWASMTAIGLTALISAYASVLTVIKIAGGLYLLWLAFKAFRSAASAKPNLDASVLAAGNLYVFFLRGLAIQLTNPKAALTWIAIMSLGLADSAPTSTALIIVIGTTILSVVGHTVYAVAFSTKRVVALYDRARRWIDTALGVFFTVAGIKLLTSRP; encoded by the coding sequence ATGGAGCATTTACCTGAAATTGGACTTGCTTTCGGGGCCTTTGCGCTCGGAATGTTCAGTCCCGGCCCCAATATTTTATCGGTCATCGGCACCTCAATGGCCGTAAACCGTAAAGCAGGCATTGCCTTAGCCCTCGGTATTTCAGCCGGATCTCTACTGTGGGCGTCTATGACAGCGATTGGGCTGACGGCGCTGATCAGCGCTTATGCATCTGTGCTAACGGTCATCAAGATCGCTGGCGGTTTGTATCTTCTCTGGCTTGCCTTCAAAGCTTTTCGCTCGGCGGCGTCCGCAAAGCCAAACTTAGACGCCTCCGTCCTAGCCGCAGGGAACCTGTATGTATTCTTTTTGCGCGGCTTGGCTATTCAGCTGACCAACCCTAAAGCTGCCCTGACGTGGATTGCAATCATGTCGCTTGGTCTTGCGGATTCCGCACCCACATCCACAGCGCTCATTATTGTGATTGGAACCACGATTCTATCGGTTGTCGGGCATACTGTATATGCTGTCGCCTTCTCCACCAAGCGCGTTGTGGCATTATACGACAGAGCACGTCGTTGGATTGACACAGCTTTGGGCGTCTTCTTCACCGTGGCAGGAATAAAGCTCCTTACAAGCCGCCCATAA